The Allofrancisella frigidaquae genome has a segment encoding these proteins:
- the eno gene encoding phosphopyruvate hydratase — translation MSSLIKQVVARQILDSRGNPTVEVDVVLESGAFGRAAVPSGASTGIKEALELRDGNKDIYLGKSVYKAVENVNTKIAQVIKGLDALDQRLVDKTMIDLDGTENKKNLGANAILGVSLATARAAASHLRKPFYRYLMDVQEYLMPVPMMNVINGGAHADNNVDMQEFMIVPAGFESFSEALRCGTEVFHTLKKVLIEDGYSIAGVGDEGGYAPDLPSNEAAIEAILKAVKKAGYEPGKHVFIALDPASSEFYKDGKYELKSENKSLTSQEMVDYYAAWVEKYPIISIEDGLAEEDWDGWKLLTEKLGSKVQLVGDDLFVTNPSILSKGIEKGVANSILIKLNQIGSLTETFEAMAMAGQAGYTCVISHRSGETSDTIIADLAVATCSGQIKTGSLSRSDRIAKYNQLLRIEEELGENAIYPGIKAFVFNSDEEEPQEIVVQETENEKVVIQVQ, via the coding sequence ATGTCATCGTTAATTAAGCAAGTTGTTGCTAGACAGATATTAGATTCACGTGGAAATCCTACTGTTGAAGTAGATGTTGTTTTAGAAAGTGGTGCTTTTGGTAGAGCTGCAGTACCTTCTGGAGCATCTACTGGGATTAAAGAAGCATTAGAACTTAGGGATGGTAATAAAGACATTTATTTAGGAAAAAGTGTTTATAAAGCAGTTGAAAATGTTAACACTAAAATTGCCCAAGTTATAAAAGGACTAGATGCTTTAGACCAAAGATTAGTTGATAAAACTATGATAGATTTAGATGGTACAGAAAATAAAAAAAACCTAGGTGCAAATGCTATCTTAGGTGTATCTTTGGCTACAGCTAGAGCAGCAGCTTCACATTTGAGAAAACCTTTCTATCGTTATTTAATGGATGTACAAGAATATCTCATGCCTGTACCAATGATGAACGTTATCAATGGTGGTGCTCATGCGGATAACAATGTTGATATGCAAGAGTTCATGATAGTACCAGCAGGCTTTGAAAGTTTTTCAGAAGCACTAAGATGTGGTACAGAGGTTTTTCATACCTTAAAGAAAGTTTTAATAGAAGATGGTTATAGCATCGCTGGGGTAGGTGATGAAGGCGGCTATGCTCCAGATCTTCCATCAAATGAAGCTGCTATAGAAGCGATACTAAAAGCAGTCAAAAAGGCAGGTTATGAGCCAGGTAAGCATGTATTTATTGCTTTAGATCCAGCTAGTAGTGAGTTTTACAAAGATGGTAAGTATGAACTTAAGTCAGAAAATAAATCTCTAACAAGCCAAGAAATGGTTGATTACTACGCTGCATGGGTTGAAAAATACCCTATAATTTCTATCGAAGATGGTCTTGCTGAAGAAGATTGGGATGGCTGGAAATTATTAACAGAAAAACTTGGCTCAAAAGTACAATTAGTAGGTGATGATCTATTTGTAACAAATCCTAGTATCTTATCTAAAGGTATTGAAAAAGGTGTAGCCAATTCTATTTTAATTAAATTAAACCAAATCGGGTCTTTAACAGAAACTTTTGAGGCTATGGCTATGGCTGGCCAAGCAGGGTACACTTGTGTGATTTCACATCGTTCGGGTGAGACTTCTGATACGATTATAGCGGATTTAGCAGTAGCTACTTGTTCTGGACAAATAAAAACAGGCTCTCTTTCTAGATCTGATCGTATAGCTAAATATAATCAATTACTTAGAATAGAAGAAGAGTTAGGTGAAAATGCAATCTACCCGGGTATAAAAGCATTTGTGTTTAACTCTGATGAAGAAGAACCTCAAGAAATAGTAGTACAAGAAACTGAAAATGAAAAAGTTGTTATTCAAGTTCAATAA
- the kdsA gene encoding 3-deoxy-8-phosphooctulonate synthase has product MKIANFEVGNGKPFFLMSGPCVIESEQMAMDTAGYLTEVTKELGINFVYKSSFDKANRSSIDSFRGLGVDKGLEILSKVKKVYNVPVVTDVHEDTPFAEVAEVVDVLQTPAFLCRQTNFILDVCKQNKPVNIKKGQFLAPWDMQHVVAKAKSTGNENIMVCERGVSFGYNNLVSDMRSLEIMKSTGCPVVFDATHSVQLPGGQGSSSGGQREFVPVLSKAAIAVGIDGLFMETHPNPDQAKSDGPNSFPMYKIKEFLKLLKELDFLVKSQPKIQL; this is encoded by the coding sequence ATGAAAATTGCTAATTTTGAAGTTGGAAATGGCAAACCATTTTTTTTAATGTCTGGTCCATGTGTAATAGAGTCCGAGCAGATGGCTATGGACACAGCTGGGTACTTAACAGAAGTAACAAAAGAGTTAGGTATTAATTTTGTCTATAAGTCATCCTTTGATAAAGCTAATCGCTCATCTATCGACAGCTTTAGAGGCTTGGGGGTTGATAAGGGTCTAGAAATTCTATCTAAAGTAAAAAAAGTTTATAATGTCCCAGTTGTGACAGACGTACACGAGGATACTCCTTTTGCGGAGGTTGCAGAAGTTGTTGATGTTTTGCAAACTCCAGCTTTTTTATGTCGTCAGACAAATTTTATATTAGACGTATGTAAGCAAAATAAGCCAGTAAATATTAAAAAAGGGCAGTTTTTAGCACCTTGGGATATGCAACATGTAGTAGCTAAAGCAAAATCGACAGGCAATGAAAACATAATGGTTTGTGAAAGAGGTGTTAGTTTTGGTTATAATAATTTAGTTTCAGATATGCGTTCTCTTGAGATAATGAAGTCTACAGGTTGTCCAGTGGTTTTTGACGCTACACATTCTGTTCAACTTCCAGGTGGTCAAGGTAGTTCTTCTGGCGGTCAAAGAGAGTTTGTGCCAGTACTTTCAAAAGCTGCTATTGCAGTTGGTATTGATGGTTTATTTATGGAAACACATCCTAATCCTGATCAAGCAAAGAGTGATGGTCCAAACTCTTTTCCAATGTATAAAATAAAAGAGTTTTTAAAGTTATTGAAAGAACTTGATTTTTTAGTAAAATCTCAACCTAAGATACAGCTATAA
- the pnp gene encoding polyribonucleotide nucleotidyltransferase, protein MKIYREVFELGNKKITLETGGMARQADGSVVVSCGKNIVLVTTTVKKTVAAGADFFPLSVHYLEKSYAAGKIPGGFTRREARPPEEQILISRLIDRSIRPLFPDGFFNEIQIVATVISYDGSFSPDILALIGASASLAISGAPYDDVIAGVRVGYINGKYILNPNKEDLKESALDLVVSGTDDAILMVESEARSLPESVMLGAVLYGHKHLRTIISSINKLVKVASKPRIEYTVHQINKVLKEQIKSNFFGEIKNVYIVASKQDRNIKLAEIRKNVLEHVFSNDVDNNEYTEKEIIEAFHSIEKDLVRSNILDGKPRIDGRCTETIRPINVKIGVLPGAHGSALFTRGETQALVVTTLGSDRDAQLVESLDGVEKARYMLHYNFPPYSVGECGMVGMAPKRREIGHANLAKRATNAVFPNEDVYPYVVRVVSEILESNGSSSMATVCGSSLSMMDAGVPIAEPVAGIAMGLIKDGSRYAVLSDILGDEDHLGDMDFKVAGTRYGVTALQMDIKIKGISREILEQALEQARVGRLHILGIMNEVIKEHKEDVSSAAPQIHILNVNPSKIKDIVGRGGSTIKAIIERTGAQIDTNDTGEVKVFAKNKSSLDMAVREIEAIVAEVEEGQVYKGKVVKILESGVFVNLIGDKDGYLSFQDIEQTGVKSNSIVEGQGLEVIAQNIDRNGRVKLSLVAR, encoded by the coding sequence GTGAAAATATATAGAGAAGTCTTTGAATTAGGAAATAAAAAAATCACCTTAGAAACAGGTGGCATGGCTCGTCAAGCAGATGGTTCTGTAGTAGTTAGTTGCGGCAAGAATATTGTACTAGTAACTACAACAGTCAAAAAAACTGTAGCAGCTGGAGCTGATTTTTTTCCTCTTTCTGTACACTACTTAGAAAAGTCGTATGCAGCTGGAAAAATTCCTGGAGGATTTACAAGAAGAGAAGCTAGACCTCCTGAGGAGCAGATTCTTATTTCAAGACTTATTGATAGATCTATTAGACCATTATTTCCAGATGGTTTTTTTAATGAGATTCAGATAGTAGCTACGGTTATTTCTTATGATGGCAGTTTTTCACCAGATATATTGGCTTTAATTGGAGCGTCTGCTTCTTTAGCTATATCTGGAGCACCTTATGATGATGTTATAGCTGGTGTTAGAGTGGGTTACATTAATGGTAAATATATTCTAAACCCTAATAAAGAAGATTTAAAAGAATCAGCTCTTGATTTAGTAGTTTCTGGTACAGATGATGCTATTTTAATGGTGGAGTCTGAAGCAAGAAGTTTACCAGAAAGTGTAATGTTAGGAGCAGTCCTATATGGACATAAGCATCTTAGAACTATAATTTCATCTATTAACAAGCTAGTAAAAGTAGCCTCTAAACCACGTATAGAATATACAGTTCATCAGATTAATAAGGTTCTTAAGGAACAGATTAAATCTAATTTTTTTGGTGAAATTAAGAATGTTTATATAGTAGCTTCTAAGCAAGATAGAAATATTAAATTAGCAGAGATTAGAAAGAATGTGTTAGAACATGTCTTTTCTAATGATGTTGATAACAATGAATATACTGAAAAAGAAATTATAGAAGCATTTCATTCTATAGAAAAAGATCTAGTAAGATCAAATATCCTTGATGGTAAACCAAGAATTGATGGTAGATGTACAGAAACAATTCGTCCAATAAACGTAAAAATTGGCGTTTTACCAGGTGCTCATGGCTCAGCTTTATTTACTCGTGGTGAAACACAAGCTCTTGTAGTTACAACTTTAGGCAGTGATAGAGACGCGCAATTGGTTGAAAGCTTAGACGGCGTTGAAAAAGCTAGATACATGCTTCATTATAATTTTCCACCGTATAGTGTTGGTGAATGTGGAATGGTTGGAATGGCACCAAAACGCCGCGAAATTGGTCATGCTAATCTTGCTAAACGTGCTACTAATGCCGTATTTCCTAATGAAGATGTTTACCCGTACGTTGTAAGGGTTGTCTCTGAAATATTAGAGTCAAATGGTTCAAGCTCTATGGCGACTGTGTGTGGTTCATCGCTTTCGATGATGGATGCAGGTGTTCCTATAGCTGAGCCTGTAGCTGGTATTGCGATGGGACTTATTAAGGATGGTTCAAGATACGCGGTTTTATCTGATATTCTGGGAGATGAGGACCATTTGGGTGATATGGACTTTAAAGTTGCTGGTACTAGATATGGTGTCACAGCTTTACAGATGGATATCAAAATCAAAGGTATTTCTAGAGAGATTTTAGAGCAAGCTTTAGAGCAAGCAAGAGTCGGTAGATTACATATTTTAGGTATAATGAATGAAGTTATTAAAGAACATAAAGAAGATGTTTCATCTGCAGCTCCTCAAATTCATATACTTAACGTTAATCCTAGTAAAATAAAAGATATCGTTGGTCGCGGTGGCTCTACTATAAAAGCAATAATAGAAAGAACAGGTGCTCAAATTGATACAAACGATACTGGTGAAGTTAAGGTTTTTGCAAAAAATAAAAGTTCTCTTGATATGGCAGTTAGAGAAATAGAGGCTATTGTGGCAGAGGTCGAAGAAGGACAGGTTTATAAAGGTAAAGTTGTTAAAATCTTAGAGTCAGGAGTGTTTGTTAATCTAATCGGCGATAAAGATGGTTATCTATCTTTTCAGGATATCGAACAAACCGGTGTAAAATCAAACTCTATAGTTGAAGGTCAAGGTCTTGAAGTTATAGCCCAAAACATAGATAGAAATGGTAGAGTTAAACTTTCTCTAGTAGCAAGGTAA
- the rlmD gene encoding 23S rRNA (uracil(1939)-C(5))-methyltransferase RlmD, whose product MGRSRKNKLKEGIFEAEIISLSHDGRGIAKVDGKTTFIPFTLPTEIVKFEYTFSKTKFDEGRVIEFVKKSPDRIAPKCEYFETCGGCNLQHMSPIAQIEHKQNTLFNQLKYIGQGVVPESILPPLQTENTEGYRNKARLGVRYVNKKNKILVGFRERNGRFLAEIDKCVVLNPVVGEKIAYIASFVESLSIYQQIAQLEVAIDDYRTAIIFRHLEPFANEDIEKLKKFGNENNYWIYLQSKGPDTVFRLYPEKSQTPTQLSYQPADGIKINFEPNDFTQVNSDINRKMIRRAITLLDVSKDDSIIDLFCGLGNFTFPLSQYAKSVIGVEGEQAMVERAIQTADTNGILNVKFYTANLFESFEGKEWFSNFEYNKMLLDPPRAGALEVCQNIEKFGVQKIVYVSCDTATLARDAGILVNQKGYKLIHAGVMDMFPHTMHVESIAVFEKTF is encoded by the coding sequence ATGGGAAGATCTAGAAAAAATAAGCTTAAAGAAGGTATCTTTGAAGCTGAAATTATATCCTTAAGCCATGATGGTAGAGGTATAGCAAAGGTTGATGGTAAAACCACTTTTATACCTTTTACGCTCCCTACTGAAATAGTCAAATTTGAATACACGTTTTCAAAAACTAAGTTTGATGAAGGTCGAGTGATTGAATTTGTTAAAAAATCACCTGATAGAATCGCTCCTAAATGTGAGTATTTTGAAACTTGTGGAGGCTGTAATCTACAGCATATGTCACCTATAGCTCAAATCGAGCATAAACAAAATACCTTATTTAACCAGCTAAAATATATTGGACAAGGGGTAGTTCCTGAAAGTATTTTACCGCCTTTACAAACGGAAAATACGGAAGGGTATCGAAATAAAGCTAGATTAGGTGTTCGTTACGTAAACAAAAAGAATAAAATCCTAGTTGGTTTTAGGGAACGTAATGGCAGATTTTTGGCAGAAATTGATAAATGTGTAGTTCTAAACCCTGTAGTGGGTGAGAAGATAGCATATATAGCAAGCTTTGTTGAAAGTTTATCCATTTATCAGCAAATAGCTCAACTAGAAGTGGCTATAGATGATTATAGGACAGCTATTATCTTTAGGCATTTAGAACCATTCGCTAATGAAGATATTGAAAAATTAAAAAAATTCGGTAACGAAAATAACTATTGGATTTATCTTCAGTCAAAAGGGCCTGACACTGTATTTAGGTTATATCCAGAAAAATCTCAAACACCAACTCAACTTAGTTATCAACCAGCTGATGGTATAAAAATAAACTTTGAACCGAACGATTTTACTCAAGTAAATAGCGACATAAACAGAAAAATGATCCGAAGAGCTATAACTCTTTTGGACGTATCAAAAGACGATTCAATTATTGATTTATTTTGTGGTTTAGGCAATTTTACTTTTCCGCTATCACAATATGCTAAATCTGTTATAGGTGTAGAAGGTGAACAGGCTATGGTTGAGCGAGCAATACAGACAGCAGATACTAACGGTATTCTTAATGTGAAGTTTTATACTGCTAACTTATTTGAGAGTTTCGAGGGTAAAGAGTGGTTCAGTAATTTTGAATATAATAAAATGCTTTTGGATCCACCAAGAGCTGGAGCTTTGGAAGTTTGCCAAAATATTGAAAAATTTGGTGTTCAAAAAATAGTATATGTATCATGTGATACAGCAACTTTAGCTAGAGATGCTGGGATTTTAGTTAACCAAAAAGGATACAAGCTAATACATGCTGGAGTAATGGATATGTTTCCTCATACTATGCATGTTGAATCTATAGCAGTTTTTGAAAAAACTTTTTAA
- the udk gene encoding uridine kinase yields the protein MGIVGGSGSGKTLFSNAVVEMLETHHLDKVAVISEDRYYKDWGTILGQEKAAKVNYDHPDAFDHALLKKDLVKLIKGEDIYVPYYDYNTHSRVSCMSERVTSGVNVIILEGIMLFNDPEILNMMDFKVYMDTPSDLCFIRRLLRDQNERGRTVDCIVNQYLDTVRPMHIKFIEPSKRKADIIIPDGAQNKTVIDIVYNKVKQLLK from the coding sequence ATGGGTATCGTAGGAGGTTCTGGTTCTGGGAAAACCCTTTTTTCGAATGCTGTAGTTGAGATGTTAGAAACTCACCATCTTGATAAAGTAGCAGTTATCTCTGAAGATAGATACTATAAAGATTGGGGCACAATCCTTGGTCAAGAAAAAGCAGCTAAAGTTAACTACGATCATCCAGATGCTTTTGATCATGCACTTTTAAAGAAAGATCTTGTAAAATTAATAAAAGGTGAAGATATTTACGTTCCATATTATGATTATAATACTCATTCACGAGTTAGCTGTATGTCTGAGAGGGTAACAAGTGGAGTTAACGTTATAATATTAGAAGGCATTATGCTATTTAACGATCCAGAGATACTTAATATGATGGATTTTAAAGTATATATGGATACACCATCAGATCTATGCTTTATAAGACGATTATTACGAGACCAAAATGAAAGAGGTAGAACAGTTGATTGTATTGTTAATCAGTATTTAGATACTGTTAGACCTATGCATATAAAGTTTATTGAGCCTTCTAAACGAAAAGCTGATATAATTATCCCCGATGGGGCACAAAATAAAACTGTAATAGATATTGTTTACAACAAGGTAAAACAATTATTAAAATAA
- a CDS encoding MFS transporter, which yields MTVRQTLFLILTPIIAMCVLSFGNGFFTTFSSIELNTLGRSNFIIGIISAAYFFGMTTGSYFSQFTITRVGYIRAFVLFASLMAISTLILGIFKGIFVWVFFRFTCGYALAALFLIIESWCILSSDKKNRGLVFSIYLLVYYGTQAFSQLMINFNFSENLLAYCFISSLCSIAIVLMAFTGTVAPVPNSEQVCSPMKIIKKVPLAMAASVIGGALLGSIYTLLPIFLVRVDITHNMLSILMMTTILGGMLLQVPIGKLSDLIDRRKVILLVALGLIITSVCICLFYKTHLLFFIAVFLFGGCAFVVYPLSISHASDFLDEHEILGAIGVITIAYGVGSVIGPIIISNIMDFVGPFGFFIITALFSTLLCLYTFYRLSARKSATGTVQFTPISPESVGFSEAQEVVSDKLIE from the coding sequence ATGACTGTTAGGCAAACACTTTTTCTAATTTTGACACCAATTATAGCAATGTGCGTACTATCTTTTGGTAACGGCTTTTTTACTACTTTTTCTTCGATCGAGCTTAATACTCTTGGAAGATCTAATTTTATAATAGGGATTATATCGGCTGCATATTTTTTTGGTATGACTACAGGTTCTTATTTTTCTCAGTTTACAATTACAAGAGTAGGTTATATTAGAGCTTTTGTATTGTTTGCTTCATTAATGGCTATAAGTACATTAATACTTGGTATTTTTAAGGGCATTTTTGTTTGGGTATTTTTTAGGTTCACTTGTGGATATGCTTTAGCAGCTTTATTTCTAATTATAGAAAGTTGGTGTATTTTATCGTCTGATAAAAAAAATAGAGGGTTAGTGTTTTCAATATACCTACTTGTATATTACGGTACACAAGCTTTTTCTCAGCTAATGATAAACTTTAATTTTAGTGAAAATTTGCTAGCATATTGTTTTATATCATCTCTATGTAGTATAGCTATTGTACTTATGGCGTTTACAGGAACAGTAGCACCTGTGCCTAATTCAGAGCAGGTTTGTTCCCCTATGAAAATTATAAAAAAAGTACCACTTGCAATGGCAGCTAGTGTTATAGGGGGTGCATTGTTAGGCTCAATATACACTTTGCTCCCTATATTTTTAGTTAGAGTTGATATTACGCATAATATGCTTTCAATTTTAATGATGACGACTATTTTAGGAGGGATGTTACTACAAGTTCCTATAGGTAAGCTATCTGATTTGATCGATCGTAGAAAAGTTATATTATTAGTAGCATTGGGGCTTATAATAACTTCTGTTTGTATTTGTCTATTTTACAAAACTCATTTATTATTTTTTATAGCAGTCTTTTTATTTGGTGGGTGTGCTTTTGTGGTGTATCCTTTATCAATATCTCATGCTAGTGATTTTTTAGATGAGCATGAAATTTTAGGAGCTATAGGCGTAATAACCATTGCATATGGAGTTGGTTCTGTTATTGGACCTATAATAATTTCTAATATTATGGATTTTGTAGGCCCGTTTGGTTTTTTTATCATAACAGCTTTATTCAGTACATTATTATGTTTATATACATTTTATAGATTATCAGCAAGAAAATCAGCTACAGGAACGGTGCAATTCACACCGATATCCCCTGAAAGTGTAGGGTTTAGTGAAGCTCAAGAAGTTGTTTCAGATAAGCTTATAGAGTAG
- the pnuC gene encoding nicotinamide riboside transporter PnuC, whose protein sequence is MLSIILRKFYTQTYTYLASFKDFKKEDIFDGWSKKEITWLFVCILLTGITSILTQAEAIIFIYSLLSIINLILVAKGKLLNYFIGIVSCFLYAIISLQNQVYGQFLLFILFFTPMQFYGWYIWSDPENMHTSSTVKARRLTLKQFLSILIIVAICASLYGYFILYKLFEQNIGLLADSVVGVVSVIAFLLMVRSYAEQWVLWLIIDILTIVIWLDGLVGKEITLALTPVVITRSLTLINAFYGYISWLKMNKMQTKEIKW, encoded by the coding sequence ATGCTAAGCATAATTTTAAGGAAATTTTATACTCAGACATATACATACTTGGCTAGTTTTAAAGATTTTAAAAAAGAAGATATCTTCGACGGCTGGAGTAAAAAAGAGATAACTTGGTTATTTGTTTGTATATTATTAACAGGTATAACAAGTATTTTAACCCAAGCAGAGGCTATTATCTTTATATATTCACTGTTAAGTATAATTAACCTTATATTGGTTGCAAAAGGTAAACTCTTAAACTATTTTATAGGTATAGTTAGCTGCTTTTTATATGCTATTATTTCTTTACAGAATCAGGTATATGGACAATTTTTGCTATTTATATTGTTTTTTACTCCAATGCAATTTTATGGTTGGTACATCTGGTCAGACCCTGAGAATATGCATACTAGCTCAACAGTAAAAGCTAGGCGATTGACTTTAAAACAGTTTTTATCGATTTTAATTATAGTCGCGATATGTGCGTCTTTATATGGCTATTTCATTTTATACAAACTTTTTGAGCAAAATATAGGTTTATTAGCTGATTCTGTGGTGGGAGTAGTTTCTGTAATAGCATTCTTACTGATGGTGAGATCTTACGCTGAACAGTGGGTGCTGTGGCTTATTATAGATATTTTAACAATTGTGATTTGGTTAGATGGTTTAGTAGGTAAAGAAATTACGTTAGCTTTGACTCCTGTTGTTATTACTAGGTCTTTAACTTTAATTAATGCATTTTATGGTTATATTAGTTGGTTGAAAATGAATAAAATGCAAACTAAGGAAATAAAATGGTAA
- a CDS encoding FtsB family cell division protein: MGKSNTFFYIFITIVLLLITILQYDLWFSNTGLLSYEHLKKAVKTQTKEVQEQYQTNAQLYSEVVSLRKNSEVLESLARQNMGFIKKGEVFYSVK; this comes from the coding sequence ATGGGTAAATCTAATACTTTTTTCTATATTTTTATAACAATAGTGTTACTTTTGATTACTATCTTACAATATGATTTGTGGTTTAGTAATACAGGATTACTTAGTTATGAGCATTTAAAAAAAGCAGTAAAAACTCAAACAAAGGAAGTCCAAGAGCAATATCAGACCAATGCCCAATTATATTCTGAGGTTGTTTCTTTACGTAAAAACAGTGAAGTACTAGAGAGTCTCGCCCGCCAAAATATGGGTTTTATAAAGAAAGGAGAGGTCTTTTATAGTGTCAAATGA
- the erpA gene encoding iron-sulfur cluster insertion protein ErpA: MSTEVQSVDPINFTDAASLKVKELIEEEGDDSLSLRVYITGGGCSGFQYAFAFDNEIKQDDIVITKNGVRLLVDSMSFQYLVGADVDYKDDVEGAYFVIRNPNAKTTCGCGSSFSV, translated from the coding sequence ATGAGTACAGAAGTTCAAAGCGTTGATCCTATTAATTTTACAGATGCAGCTTCTCTAAAAGTTAAAGAACTTATAGAAGAAGAGGGGGATGATTCTCTTAGCTTAAGAGTTTATATAACAGGTGGAGGGTGCTCTGGTTTTCAGTATGCTTTTGCATTTGATAATGAGATAAAGCAAGACGATATTGTTATTACTAAAAATGGAGTTAGACTTTTAGTTGATTCAATGAGTTTCCAATATCTAGTTGGGGCAGATGTTGACTACAAGGATGACGTTGAGGGAGCATACTTTGTTATTAGAAATCCAAATGCGAAAACTACGTGTGGTTGTGGCTCATCTTTTTCTGTATAA
- the rpsO gene encoding 30S ribosomal protein S15, which produces MLTTQDKQNIVKEHQRTEGDTGSPEVQVALLTARINDLQGHFAKHKKDNHSRRGLLRLVSQRRKLLDYLHDKDVERYRSLIDKLNLRR; this is translated from the coding sequence ATGTTAACAACTCAAGATAAGCAAAATATAGTAAAAGAACATCAAAGAACAGAAGGTGATACAGGTTCACCAGAGGTTCAAGTAGCACTTTTAACAGCTAGAATTAATGATCTTCAAGGTCATTTTGCAAAACATAAAAAAGATAACCACTCAAGAAGAGGTCTTTTAAGATTAGTTAGTCAACGTCGTAAATTGTTAGACTATCTTCATGATAAAGATGTAGAAAGATACCGTAGCTTAATTGACAAACTAAACCTACGTAGATAA
- the rpoZ gene encoding DNA-directed RNA polymerase subunit omega: MARVTVEDCLDKVETRFDLVVLASMRANNILKSGYTESGNEKKEKATVLALREIAESKLTAEEILKSEIVG; this comes from the coding sequence ATGGCTAGAGTAACAGTAGAAGATTGTTTAGATAAAGTAGAAACAAGGTTTGATTTAGTAGTATTAGCTTCTATGCGTGCAAATAATATCTTAAAGAGTGGCTACACTGAATCAGGAAATGAAAAAAAAGAGAAGGCAACAGTATTAGCATTAAGAGAAATTGCAGAATCAAAACTTACAGCAGAAGAAATACTAAAAAGTGAGATCGTTGGATAA